From Neospora caninum Liverpool complete genome, chromosome VIII, a single genomic window includes:
- a CDS encoding Haloacid dehalogenase-like hydrolase, related: protein MDGTFLNSAHKASAPNVAAFASLRKHGIIPVVATGRPRQSVIGGIGREVYEQMVPHGKGPGIFMNGSVVYGLSGELLYEKHIEQSDLEQLLKALERTGWRERVCGYNEEGIYCEEENEFNFRLHNEYGEPRPMVVEGCQISTMKFSKVIINGTDETIDKLRAELEPQLSSGVKCVRPLTWNLEVIPAGISKATGMQILLDHVGLTRANVAAMGDSENDVEMLKKAGVAIVVGNGTDVAKRAALYQTVSNDESAFAQVANELLLAQAHCTSKP, encoded by the coding sequence ATGGATGGGACGTTCCTCAATTCGGCCCACAAAGCGTCTGCTCCCAATGTTGCCGCATTCGCGTCTTTGAGAAAACACGGGATCATTCCTGTTGTGGCCACAGGACGGCCCCGGCAAAGCGTGATCGGTGGCATAGGCCGTGAGGTATACGAGCAAATGGTTCCCCATGGCAAAGGCCCTGGAATTTTCATGAATGGAAGCGTCGTCTATGGCCTTTCAGGAGAGCTCCTTTACGAAAAACATATCGAACAAAGTGACCTGGAGCAACTCTTGAAGGCGCTGGAGCGGACGGGCTGGCGGGAGCGCGTTTGTGGATACAACGAGGAAGGAATCTAttgcgaagaagagaatgaaTTCAACTTTAGACTCCATAATGAATACGGGGAACCAAGACCTATGGTTGTGGAAGGATGCCAGATCAGTACGATGAAGTTCAGCAAGGTGATTATAAACGGAACGGACGAGACCATTGACAAACTACGAGCAGAACTTGAGCCTCAACTGAGTTCGGGAGTGAAATGCGTTCGGCCGTTGACATGGAATCTTGAAGTCATTCCAGCTGGCATTTCCAAAGCGACAGGAATGCAAATTCTTCTTGACCACGTGGGGTTGACACGAGCAAATGTTGCTGCCATGGGGGATAGTGAGAACGACGTAGAGATGTTGAAGAAAGCCGGTGTTGCGATCGTCGTCGGGAATGGCACGGACGTCGCGAAACGGGCTGCCTTGTATCAAACGGTCTCTAACGATGAGAGCGCCTTTGCACAGGTGGCCAATGAACTGTTGTTGGCTCAAGCACATTGCACGTCCAAGCCGTAA